The following proteins come from a genomic window of Bacillota bacterium:
- a CDS encoding YolD-like family protein produces MSKKMSQQFACSKMMLPEHRDNLLQHRRTEERTERCRQPAVDEQALAEQQQIFEEALHSRRSLRITIVTEEGCLTYTGLVRRCDFALRTLFLDTGFSKSQKISVSEIVGICLDQRRDL; encoded by the coding sequence ATGAGCAAAAAGATGAGCCAGCAGTTTGCCTGCAGCAAAATGATGCTGCCTGAGCATCGCGATAACCTTCTGCAGCATCGCCGAACAGAAGAAAGGACGGAAAGATGCCGACAGCCTGCTGTCGACGAACAGGCCCTGGCAGAGCAGCAGCAGATATTTGAAGAAGCACTTCACAGCAGACGATCTCTCAGGATCACCATAGTGACCGAAGAGGGATGTTTAACGTATACCGGTCTGGTGCGGCGTTGTGATTTTGCTTTACGCACGCTGTTTTTAGATACCGGTTTTTCAAAGTCGCAGAAAATCAGTGTGAGCGAGATTGTCGGCATTTGCCTGGA